One window of Mesorhizobium loti R88b genomic DNA carries:
- a CDS encoding DnaJ domain-containing protein: protein MLGAIIVLVALLLVLLSVATAFLRADPARLANGTRTAGPILLALVGGAVLLVGRSGIGGVMLFVAIGWYAATRTNRPDVRLAPGKRSTVRTAALEMELDHDTGGLEGLVLAGRHDGKMLGAMGLAELQHLYRELSGDAESRQLLETYLDGRFPVWRKNTETNGGEGLGVAPGPGAMTKEEAYKVLGLEAGAAAADVRKAHRRLMQRLHPDIGGTSFLAARINEAKDVLLSNHN, encoded by the coding sequence ATGCTAGGCGCAATTATCGTTCTGGTCGCATTGCTGTTGGTGCTGCTGAGCGTAGCCACCGCGTTTCTGCGTGCCGATCCGGCAAGGCTCGCAAATGGAACGAGGACGGCTGGGCCGATCCTGTTGGCTCTGGTTGGCGGCGCGGTGCTTCTGGTTGGCCGAAGCGGAATCGGCGGCGTCATGCTGTTCGTGGCAATCGGCTGGTATGCCGCCACGCGCACAAACCGGCCTGATGTCAGGCTGGCGCCGGGAAAACGCTCAACGGTGCGGACGGCAGCGCTCGAAATGGAGCTGGATCACGATACGGGCGGCCTCGAAGGGCTGGTTCTGGCCGGCCGCCACGACGGCAAGATGCTTGGCGCGATGGGGCTTGCGGAGTTGCAGCATCTCTACCGCGAGCTCTCCGGCGACGCGGAGAGCCGCCAGTTGCTAGAGACGTATCTTGACGGCAGATTTCCCGTCTGGCGCAAAAACACTGAGACGAACGGTGGCGAAGGGCTGGGTGTTGCGCCAGGTCCGGGCGCCATGACTAAGGAGGAGGCCTACAAGGTCCTTGGTCTTGAAGCGGGGGCCGCCGCGGCGGATGTCCGCAAGGCGCACCGCCGCCTGATGCAGCGCCTGCACCCCGATATCGGCGGCACGTCTTTCCTGGCGGCGCGAATCAACGAAGCCAAGGACGTCTTGCTCTCCAACCACAACTAG
- a CDS encoding L-serine ammonia-lyase — protein sequence MFLSVFDLFKIGIGPSSSHTMGPMTAAARFLDEILNGDWPRPAGVKVDRLGASLHGSLAYTGIGHGSDRAVVLGLAGLTPQTVDPDQADGIASLIADERRISPPGHPSYRFDPATDLVLDRKTQLTGHANGMAFYAYDAGDRLLLKRIYYSIGGGFVVSEEELQRMKAKGSVTTEGRRVPYPFKNAVEMLKMAAKSGLSIAEMKRVNEETQMTREELDSGLDAIWGAMKSCIDRGLSQDGIMPGGLKVRRRARMLHDKLQEQWQQNKPNPLLANDWLSIYAMAVNEENAAGGRVVTAPTNGAAGTLPAVLRYWLHFHPEADQPSIRDFLLTAAAVGGIIKTNASISGAEVGCQGEVGSASAMAAAGLCAVMGGTPMQVENAAEIALEHHLGMTCDPVGGLVQVPCIERNALGAVKAVTAASLAIKGDGVHFVPLDAAIETMRQTGLDMNEKYKETSLGGLAVNVVEC from the coding sequence GTGTTCCTTTCGGTTTTCGACCTGTTCAAGATCGGCATCGGTCCATCGAGCTCGCACACGATGGGGCCGATGACGGCGGCTGCCCGTTTCCTCGACGAAATCCTCAATGGCGACTGGCCGCGCCCGGCCGGCGTGAAGGTCGACCGGCTGGGCGCCAGCCTGCACGGCTCGCTTGCCTATACCGGCATCGGCCACGGCAGCGATCGCGCCGTCGTGCTCGGCCTTGCCGGCCTGACACCGCAGACTGTCGATCCTGATCAGGCTGATGGGATTGCCAGCCTCATCGCTGATGAAAGGCGCATTTCGCCTCCCGGCCATCCATCCTATCGCTTCGACCCAGCCACCGATCTGGTGCTCGATCGCAAGACACAGCTCACGGGTCATGCCAACGGCATGGCGTTCTATGCCTACGATGCCGGCGACCGTCTGCTGCTCAAGCGCATCTACTATTCGATCGGTGGCGGCTTCGTGGTTTCGGAAGAAGAACTGCAGCGCATGAAGGCCAAGGGCTCGGTGACGACCGAAGGCAGACGAGTGCCTTATCCTTTCAAGAATGCGGTCGAGATGCTGAAGATGGCGGCCAAAAGCGGCCTTTCCATCGCCGAGATGAAGCGCGTCAACGAGGAAACGCAGATGACGCGCGAAGAGCTCGACTCCGGCCTCGACGCCATCTGGGGTGCGATGAAGAGCTGCATCGACCGCGGCCTGTCGCAGGACGGCATCATGCCGGGCGGGCTGAAGGTCCGGCGCCGTGCGCGTATGCTGCACGACAAGCTGCAGGAACAGTGGCAGCAGAACAAACCCAATCCGTTGCTCGCCAATGACTGGCTGTCGATCTACGCCATGGCGGTCAACGAGGAGAACGCGGCCGGGGGCCGCGTCGTCACCGCGCCGACCAACGGGGCCGCCGGTACACTGCCGGCGGTGCTGCGCTACTGGCTGCATTTCCATCCCGAGGCCGACCAGCCAAGCATCCGCGACTTCCTGCTGACGGCGGCGGCCGTTGGCGGCATCATCAAGACCAACGCCTCGATCTCCGGTGCCGAGGTCGGCTGCCAGGGCGAAGTGGGGTCTGCCTCGGCAATGGCCGCGGCCGGCCTGTGCGCCGTCATGGGCGGCACGCCGATGCAGGTCGAGAACGCCGCCGAAATCGCGCTCGAACACCATCTCGGCATGACCTGCGACCCGGTCGGCGGCCTGGTCCAGGTGCCGTGCATCGAGCGCAATGCGCTGGGCGCGGTCAAGGCGGTGACCGCTGCGTCACTGGCGATCAAGGGTGACGGCGTCCATTTCGTGCCGCTCGACGCCGCGATCGAGACCATGCGCCAGACCGGCCTCGACATGAACGAGAAGTACAAGGAGACCAGCCTTGGCGGTCTTGCGGTCAATGTCGTGGAATGCTGA
- a CDS encoding DUF1489 family protein, protein MALNLLKLCVGCDSVEDLEEWIEFRLDERRRAGEPAEHWHTTRMVPTRGAEIIDGGSLYWVVKGNVQCRQLITEIRPFTDDDGIGRCHLMLDPQVVRTDWQPRRAFQGWRYLKPSDAPVDLGKGKAGLIEMPPKLRRELADLGLL, encoded by the coding sequence ATGGCTCTCAATCTCCTAAAACTGTGCGTCGGCTGCGACAGCGTCGAGGATCTCGAGGAATGGATCGAGTTTCGCCTCGACGAGCGTCGCCGGGCCGGTGAACCGGCCGAACACTGGCACACCACGCGCATGGTGCCGACGCGGGGCGCCGAAATCATCGATGGCGGTTCGCTCTACTGGGTGGTCAAGGGCAACGTGCAATGCCGCCAGTTGATCACCGAGATCCGGCCGTTCACGGACGACGACGGCATCGGTCGCTGCCATCTGATGCTCGACCCACAAGTCGTGCGCACCGATTGGCAGCCGCGTCGGGCTTTTCAGGGCTGGCGCTACCTGAAACCGTCGGATGCGCCGGTCGATCTCGGCAAGGGCAAGGCGGGGCTGATCGAAATGCCGCCGAAACTCAGGCGCGAACTTGCCGATCTCGGCCTGCTGTAG
- a CDS encoding amidase, whose product MSDLTRLTISQARAKLRGKEITATEITEAYLAAIDRANPALNAYVAVTGDRARDMAKASDTRLVKGEGGALEGIPLGIKDLFGTEGVHTQACSHVLDGFKPRYESTVTTNLWADGAVMLGKLNMDEFAMGSSNETSFYGPVINPWRRSRLDTVVMPTTHQGDGGFVSAGGTKTRRSLDNAQLVPGGSSGGSATAVSAFLCAGATATDTGGSIRQPAAFTGTVGIKPTYGRCSRWGIVAFASSLDQAGPIARDVRDAAILLKSMASVDPKDTTSVDRPVPDYEAAIGKPIKGMKVGIPKEYRVDGMPEEIEALWQKGIAWLRDAGAEIVDISLPHTKYALPAYYIVAPAEASSNLARYDGVRYGLRVPGKDIIEMYEKTRAAGFGREVKRRIMIGTYVLSAGYYDAYYLQAQKVRNLIKRDFENVFAAGVDVILTPATPSAAFGIADEDMAADPVKMYLNDIFTVTVNMAGLPGIAVPAGLDPKGLPLGLQLIGRPFEEETLFQTAAVIEQAAGTFQPEKWW is encoded by the coding sequence ATGAGCGACCTGACCCGACTGACGATTTCGCAGGCCCGTGCCAAGCTGCGCGGCAAGGAAATCACGGCGACCGAGATTACCGAAGCCTATCTCGCGGCCATCGATCGCGCCAATCCGGCGCTCAATGCCTATGTCGCGGTCACCGGAGACAGAGCGCGCGATATGGCCAAGGCGTCCGACACCAGGCTGGTCAAGGGCGAGGGTGGTGCGCTGGAAGGCATTCCGTTGGGGATCAAGGACCTGTTCGGCACGGAAGGTGTCCATACCCAGGCCTGCAGCCACGTGCTCGATGGCTTCAAGCCGCGTTACGAATCGACCGTCACGACCAATCTGTGGGCCGATGGCGCCGTGATGCTCGGCAAGCTCAACATGGACGAGTTCGCCATGGGCTCTTCCAACGAGACGTCCTTTTATGGCCCGGTCATCAACCCTTGGCGGCGTTCGCGCCTCGACACGGTGGTGATGCCGACGACGCATCAGGGCGACGGCGGCTTCGTATCGGCCGGTGGCACAAAAACCCGGCGCAGCCTGGACAATGCGCAGTTGGTGCCGGGTGGCTCTTCGGGTGGTTCGGCAACCGCGGTCTCCGCCTTCCTGTGTGCCGGCGCAACCGCGACGGATACGGGCGGCTCGATCCGCCAGCCCGCCGCCTTCACTGGCACGGTCGGCATCAAGCCGACTTATGGCCGCTGCTCGCGCTGGGGCATTGTCGCCTTTGCCTCGTCGCTCGACCAGGCTGGCCCAATCGCGCGCGACGTGCGCGATGCCGCGATCCTTTTGAAATCAATGGCTTCGGTCGATCCGAAGGACACCACCTCAGTCGACCGGCCGGTGCCGGACTATGAGGCGGCGATCGGCAAGCCGATCAAGGGTATGAAGGTCGGCATTCCCAAGGAATACCGCGTCGACGGCATGCCCGAAGAGATCGAGGCGCTGTGGCAGAAGGGCATTGCCTGGCTCAGGGATGCCGGCGCCGAGATCGTCGACATTTCCCTGCCGCACACCAAATACGCGCTGCCGGCCTATTACATCGTGGCGCCCGCCGAGGCGTCTTCCAACCTGGCGCGCTATGACGGCGTCCGTTACGGGCTGCGCGTGCCGGGCAAGGACATCATAGAGATGTACGAGAAGACCCGCGCCGCCGGCTTTGGCCGCGAGGTCAAGCGCCGCATCATGATCGGCACCTATGTGCTGTCGGCCGGCTATTACGACGCCTACTATCTGCAGGCACAGAAGGTGCGCAACCTGATCAAGCGCGACTTCGAGAATGTCTTTGCCGCCGGCGTCGATGTCATCCTGACCCCGGCAACACCGTCCGCCGCCTTCGGCATCGCCGATGAGGACATGGCCGCCGATCCGGTCAAGATGTACCTCAACGACATTTTCACCGTCACCGTGAACATGGCCGGCCTGCCGGGTATCGCCGTGCCCGCCGGTCTCGACCCCAAGGGGCTGCCGCTCGGCCTGCAGCTGATCGGCCGGCCGTTCGAGGAAGAGACGCTGTTCCAGACGGCGGCCGTCATCGAGCAGGCGGCCGGCACATTTCAGCCGGAGAAGTGGTGGTAG
- a CDS encoding D-alanyl-D-alanine carboxypeptidase produces the protein MVFALALTFVCADVASSLAARPAAIVVDAKTGKVLYSADANGRRYPASLTKMMTLYLTFEALAKGKISRNSPVVFSAHASAEAPTKLGVKPGGSVTVDTAILSIVTKSANDSATALGEMLGGNETTFARMMTAKARALGMNGTVFRNANGLPDPGQFTTARDMATLGIALREHFPQYYGYFSQRSFLYGRQRINGHNRLLGRIKGVDGIKTGYTRASGFNLVSSVNDGNRRLVAVVMGGTSGGSRDNQMAGLINTYMPRASTRGGGALVADADADRGNPIKALAKVLLPKHDAPTPDDKPVAVASADDTAVAEDAAVAEDTPVAQGDSDDEESAEAEAPKLVVPAKKVKTVIVSAPKVATAQVVSAYAEPTPAVDPVNTASVPSGWAIQVASSPKQSEAQAFLDKTSKQAPKVLADAAGFTVAFDKDGVTYYRARFGGFGSKDAAWKACTALKKKKISCYAVQQ, from the coding sequence ATGGTCTTCGCCTTGGCGTTGACATTCGTTTGCGCCGACGTTGCCTCGTCATTGGCAGCCCGGCCGGCGGCCATCGTCGTGGACGCCAAGACTGGCAAGGTGCTGTACTCGGCGGATGCCAACGGCAGGCGCTATCCGGCGTCGCTGACCAAGATGATGACGCTTTACCTGACGTTCGAGGCTCTGGCGAAGGGCAAGATCAGCCGGAACTCACCGGTCGTGTTTTCGGCCCATGCCTCTGCCGAGGCGCCGACGAAACTCGGTGTGAAGCCGGGCGGTTCGGTCACTGTCGACACCGCAATCCTGTCGATCGTCACCAAGTCGGCGAACGACTCGGCCACCGCGCTTGGTGAAATGCTCGGCGGCAACGAAACCACTTTTGCCCGCATGATGACCGCCAAGGCGCGGGCACTGGGCATGAACGGCACCGTCTTCCGCAACGCCAACGGTTTGCCCGATCCCGGCCAGTTCACGACCGCGCGCGACATGGCGACGCTCGGCATCGCTCTGCGCGAGCATTTTCCGCAATATTACGGCTATTTCTCACAGCGCTCCTTTCTCTACGGCCGTCAGCGCATCAACGGTCACAACCGTCTGCTGGGACGCATCAAGGGCGTCGACGGCATCAAGACCGGTTACACCCGCGCGTCCGGCTTCAACCTCGTCTCGTCGGTCAATGACGGCAACCGCCGTCTCGTCGCCGTTGTCATGGGCGGCACGTCGGGCGGTAGCCGCGACAATCAGATGGCAGGCCTGATAAACACTTACATGCCAAGGGCCTCGACCCGTGGCGGTGGCGCCCTGGTCGCTGATGCTGATGCCGATCGCGGAAATCCGATCAAGGCGCTTGCCAAGGTTCTCCTGCCCAAGCACGACGCGCCGACCCCGGATGACAAGCCGGTGGCCGTGGCCAGCGCCGATGACACGGCCGTTGCCGAAGACGCAGCCGTTGCCGAAGACACCCCCGTTGCGCAGGGCGACAGTGACGACGAAGAGAGCGCCGAGGCCGAAGCACCCAAGCTGGTTGTGCCGGCAAAGAAGGTGAAGACGGTCATCGTCTCCGCCCCCAAGGTCGCCACAGCCCAGGTCGTATCCGCCTATGCCGAGCCGACACCGGCTGTCGATCCGGTCAACACCGCGTCGGTCCCGTCGGGCTGGGCCATTCAGGTCGCCTCTTCGCCGAAGCAGTCCGAAGCCCAGGCCTTCCTCGACAAGACCAGCAAGCAGGCGCCCAAGGTACTGGCCGATGCTGCCGGTTTCACCGTCGCCTTCGACAAGGACGGGGTCACCTACTACCGCGCCCGCTTCGGCGGCTTTGGTTCGAAGGACGCCGCCTGGAAGGCTTGTACCGCTTTGAAGAAGAAGAAAATCTCGTGCTACGCCGTCCAGCAATAG
- the gatC gene encoding Asp-tRNA(Asn)/Glu-tRNA(Gln) amidotransferase subunit GatC, with translation MSVDVKTVKRVARLARIAVSEEDAERMTGELNAILGFVEQLNEVDVSGVEPMTSVTPMEMKKRRDVVTDGNKAADIVANAPATEENFFLVPKVVE, from the coding sequence ATGTCCGTTGATGTCAAGACAGTGAAGCGTGTCGCGCGTCTCGCCCGCATCGCGGTGAGCGAAGAAGATGCAGAACGCATGACCGGCGAGTTGAATGCGATACTGGGCTTCGTCGAGCAACTGAACGAGGTCGATGTTTCCGGCGTCGAGCCGATGACCTCGGTGACGCCGATGGAGATGAAGAAACGCCGGGATGTCGTCACCGACGGCAACAAGGCGGCTGATATCGTCGCCAATGCACCGGCGACCGAAGAGAATTTCTTCCTCGTGCCAAAGGTCGTGGAGTAA
- a CDS encoding YdcF family protein yields MFYYLSKILWFFIQPLNLTIFLLLAGLIAGMIGRRRLAVTGSVLAFLILALSAWTSLGAMMLNPLEGRFPRPPLPEKVDGIVVLGGGFEGGINLVRGGYELSSGGDRMVETAILARRFPQAKVVVSGGNGSLFLDGEGDADTAPRLLGPLGVSADRLILEDKSRNTYENAVFSRQLVEPKPGETWLLVTSAFHMPRAKALFDKAGFPTVPWPVDYRTSGKEGVGLFRDNASDSVENTTTAIREWIGLFAYWLSSRIDQPFPAPGG; encoded by the coding sequence ATGTTCTACTATCTTTCCAAGATCCTCTGGTTCTTCATCCAGCCGCTTAACCTGACGATTTTCCTGCTTCTGGCGGGGCTGATTGCCGGGATGATCGGCCGGCGGCGGCTGGCCGTCACCGGCAGCGTTCTGGCGTTTCTGATTCTGGCGCTATCGGCCTGGACGTCGCTTGGCGCCATGATGCTCAACCCGCTCGAAGGACGCTTTCCACGGCCGCCGCTGCCGGAAAAGGTCGACGGCATCGTCGTGCTCGGTGGCGGGTTCGAGGGCGGGATCAATCTGGTTCGCGGCGGCTACGAATTGAGCAGCGGCGGCGATCGCATGGTCGAGACCGCTATCCTCGCCCGGCGCTTCCCGCAGGCCAAGGTGGTTGTATCAGGCGGAAACGGCTCGCTTTTCCTTGATGGCGAGGGCGACGCTGACACCGCGCCCCGCCTCCTTGGCCCGCTGGGTGTATCGGCCGATCGTCTGATCCTCGAGGACAAGTCCCGCAACACCTATGAAAATGCGGTCTTCAGCCGCCAACTTGTCGAACCGAAGCCGGGCGAGACGTGGCTGCTGGTGACCTCCGCCTTCCACATGCCACGGGCCAAGGCACTGTTCGACAAGGCTGGTTTTCCAACCGTCCCATGGCCGGTCGACTATCGCACCTCGGGCAAAGAAGGTGTCGGCTTGTTCCGCGACAATGCGTCGGATTCAGTAGAGAATACGACCACTGCGATCCGCGAATGGATCGGGCTTTTCGCCTATTGGCTTTCCAGCCGCATCGATCAGCCTTTTCCAGCACCTGGCGGCTGA
- a CDS encoding DUF599 domain-containing protein codes for MGDSFYLSTADFGALALFLIAWLLHTLASDGKLVSRISLTTAMNAQREAWMRTMAEREIRIVDTAIMSGLQQGTAFFASSSLIALGGCFALLGASDRVLEVLSNLPLGGAPSRPAFQIKVLGLVLILAFSFFKFGWAYRLFNYCSILIGAVPIPHGEASRNPVTETAVWRAAQMNMLAGKHFNSGLRGVFFSIGYLGWFVDPVVFVLSTLLLLAVLVRRQFFSAARRAVIGQPPGAGKG; via the coding sequence ATGGGCGATTCCTTCTATCTTTCGACGGCTGATTTCGGGGCGTTGGCCCTCTTCCTCATCGCCTGGCTGCTGCACACGCTCGCCTCTGACGGCAAGCTGGTCAGCCGCATTTCTCTGACGACGGCAATGAATGCGCAGCGCGAGGCCTGGATGCGTACCATGGCCGAGCGCGAGATCCGTATCGTCGACACCGCCATCATGAGCGGCCTGCAACAGGGAACCGCCTTCTTCGCCTCCAGCTCGCTGATCGCGCTCGGCGGCTGTTTTGCCTTGCTCGGTGCATCCGACCGGGTGCTTGAGGTGCTAAGCAACCTGCCGCTCGGCGGCGCGCCGTCGCGCCCGGCCTTCCAGATCAAGGTGCTGGGGCTGGTGTTAATTCTGGCCTTTTCCTTCTTCAAATTCGGCTGGGCCTACCGGCTGTTCAACTATTGCTCGATCCTGATCGGCGCCGTGCCGATCCCGCATGGCGAAGCCTCGCGCAATCCGGTCACCGAGACGGCGGTGTGGCGCGCGGCGCAGATGAACATGCTTGCCGGCAAGCATTTCAACTCGGGCTTGCGCGGCGTGTTCTTCTCGATCGGCTACCTCGGCTGGTTCGTCGACCCGGTGGTGTTCGTGCTGTCGACGCTTCTGCTGCTGGCCGTGCTGGTGCGGCGCCAGTTCTTTTCGGCGGCACGGCGCGCTGTCATCGGTCAGCCGCCAGGTGCTGGAAAAGGCTGA
- a CDS encoding phasin family protein encodes MTQTYEDFSKYGKEFADTGLKSFASLSKGAQAIATEAGEYTKKSFEAGSATVEKLFSAKSLDKAIEIHTDYAKQSYEAFVAEATKIGDLYAELAKEAYKPFESIVAKAK; translated from the coding sequence ATGACCCAGACCTATGAGGACTTCAGCAAATACGGCAAGGAATTTGCCGACACCGGATTGAAGAGCTTCGCTTCGCTCTCCAAGGGCGCGCAGGCGATCGCGACCGAGGCCGGTGAATACACCAAGAAGAGCTTCGAAGCCGGCAGCGCCACTGTCGAGAAGCTGTTCTCGGCCAAGTCGCTGGACAAGGCTATCGAGATTCACACAGACTATGCCAAGCAGTCCTACGAGGCGTTCGTCGCCGAGGCCACCAAGATCGGCGACCTCTATGCCGAACTCGCCAAGGAAGCCTACAAGCCGTTCGAATCGATCGTTGCCAAGGCGAAGTAA
- a CDS encoding GNAT family N-acetyltransferase, translating into MAIEIAIETPLQDDVRGLVNELNETLLELTPPEHCYHLTVEQMAGQDTTVFIARDNGIAIGCGALKRHGDAIGEVKRMYTRPSHRGRKIGARIVERVEALARDEGLKRLVLETGDRHPAAWTVYERAGFSRCGPVLDYPDSEWSVFYEKSL; encoded by the coding sequence ATGGCAATCGAGATCGCCATCGAGACGCCGCTGCAGGACGACGTGCGCGGCCTGGTCAACGAACTCAACGAGACGTTGCTCGAACTGACGCCGCCGGAGCACTGCTACCACCTGACCGTCGAGCAGATGGCAGGCCAGGACACCACCGTTTTCATCGCCCGCGACAATGGCATTGCCATTGGTTGTGGCGCGCTGAAGCGTCATGGCGACGCCATCGGCGAGGTCAAGCGCATGTACACCAGGCCTTCGCATCGCGGCCGCAAGATCGGCGCCAGGATCGTCGAGCGTGTCGAGGCGCTGGCCCGCGATGAAGGGCTGAAGCGGCTGGTGCTGGAGACGGGCGACCGTCATCCCGCCGCCTGGACCGTCTATGAACGTGCCGGATTTTCGCGCTGCGGCCCCGTACTGGATTATCCCGACTCCGAGTGGTCGGTTTTTTACGAAAAGAGCCTTTGA
- a CDS encoding radical SAM protein has product MTMLKRVRALFRRERPVFPKLELHVAHGCNLSCESCAHYSNHGHSGTVSLEEADRWMGFWSRRVSVTWFNILGGEPTIHPQLPAFVGLVRRHWPEAIIEIVSNGFFLHRHPTLPAILAADRDARLTVSVHHGSQEYQERLKPVFDLVEAWRREHGLHIEIRPSDKNWTRRYEGFGNTMLPFEDGDPRASWEICPARHCKQLHAGQIWKCAPLAYLPMQKAKYRLSDKWDPYLAYRPLEPGCSNAELQAFAALEDEDACSMCSAKKRLFELPNPLRRPKDRVSPAVV; this is encoded by the coding sequence ATGACGATGCTGAAACGTGTCAGGGCGCTTTTTCGCCGCGAGCGGCCGGTGTTCCCAAAACTGGAACTCCACGTCGCGCATGGCTGCAATCTGTCTTGCGAAAGTTGCGCGCACTACTCCAACCATGGTCATTCCGGCACCGTTTCGCTCGAGGAGGCGGACCGCTGGATGGGATTTTGGAGTCGGCGCGTGTCGGTCACCTGGTTCAATATCCTGGGTGGAGAGCCCACCATACACCCGCAGTTGCCCGCTTTCGTTGGACTGGTGCGGCGGCACTGGCCAGAGGCCATAATAGAAATCGTCAGCAACGGCTTTTTCCTGCACCGTCATCCGACATTGCCGGCAATTCTTGCCGCTGATCGGGACGCTCGGCTGACCGTCTCGGTTCATCATGGTTCGCAGGAGTACCAGGAGAGATTGAAACCGGTGTTCGATCTCGTGGAGGCTTGGCGTCGGGAACACGGGCTGCATATCGAGATCCGCCCGTCCGACAAGAACTGGACCCGTCGCTACGAAGGCTTCGGCAACACCATGTTGCCGTTCGAGGATGGCGATCCTCGCGCCAGTTGGGAAATCTGCCCGGCTCGCCATTGCAAGCAACTCCACGCCGGACAGATCTGGAAGTGTGCGCCTCTCGCCTATCTGCCGATGCAGAAGGCAAAATACCGCCTTTCCGACAAGTGGGATCCCTATCTGGCGTATCGACCGCTTGAGCCGGGCTGTTCCAATGCGGAATTGCAGGCCTTCGCCGCGCTGGAAGACGAGGACGCATGCAGCATGTGTTCGGCAAAGAAGCGATTGTTCGAATTGCCCAATCCGCTGCGGCGCCCCAAGGACCGGGTCAGCCCTGCTGTGGTCTAG
- the clpS gene encoding ATP-dependent Clp protease adapter ClpS → MANGGGDGNEAGRGTAVITRTKTKTKKPSLYRVLILNDDYTPMEFVVHVLERFFQKDREAATRIMLHVHNHGVGECGVYTFEVAETKVSQVMDFARQNQHPLQCVMEKK, encoded by the coding sequence ATGGCAAACGGCGGCGGCGACGGCAATGAAGCCGGCCGCGGGACCGCCGTCATTACGCGCACCAAAACCAAGACCAAGAAGCCCAGCCTTTACCGGGTCCTCATCCTCAACGACGACTACACTCCGATGGAGTTCGTGGTTCACGTGCTGGAGCGTTTTTTTCAGAAGGACCGCGAAGCCGCCACACGCATCATGCTTCATGTTCACAATCATGGGGTGGGCGAGTGCGGGGTCTATACATTCGAGGTGGCCGAGACCAAAGTGTCTCAGGTCATGGATTTCGCCCGACAGAATCAGCATCCGCTGCAATGCGTGATGGAGAAGAAGTGA